From Humidesulfovibrio mexicanus:
CATCTGCTGCGGCGGGGAAGGCTGCGGCACCTCGTCGATCTGCCCCGCGCCCATGTGCGCTTCGGCATACTGCCTGTACACGCCGGTCTTGAAGAAGAGGTCGAAGACCTCCGGGTCCATGTGCCGGTCCTTGACCATGAAGCCCATAATCTTCATGGCCTGAGAGAGCTTCATGGGCTCCTTGTAGGGCCGGTCCTTGGCGGTGAGGGCCTCGAACACGTCGGCCACGGCCAGGATGCGCGCTTGGAGCGAAAGCGCCTCGCCGCCGATGTGGTTGGGATAGCCGGTGCCGTCGAGCTTCTCGTGGTGCGCCCCGGCGAATTCCGGCACGCGAGCCAGGCGCTTGGGGAACGGCAAGCGCGAGAGCATGTCGATGGTGACCACCGTGTGGTCTTCGATGATCTTGCGCTCGGCATCGGTGAGGGTGCCTTTGCGGATGCAGAGATTCCGGACCTCGTCCTCGGTGAGCCAGGGCTTTTCCTCGTCGCCGTCCTTATAGGTGCGCGCGGCGATGGCCTTGACCCGCTCGATGCGCTCGTCGCTCATGAACTCGCCGGGCGTGTTGCAGGAGACGATGTAGGCGAGGTCGTCCTCCAGTTCCTGCCTGCGGCGCTCCATTTCGTCGGTGACGGCGAACATCTCTTGGCGCGAGGCCCCGCTTCCGGCCAGCTCAAGCAATTTCTCCAGCAGTTCTGCCTGGATGGCCTTGCCGATGAGCCTGAAGCGCGTTTGCACAAGGTCGATGCGGTCCACTATGGCCTCGAGCTTGGTGGCCTTGTCCACCACATGCACCGGGGTGGTGATCTTGCCCACGTCGTGCATCCAGGCGGCGAGCTTCAACTCCTCCATTTCGTTCTCGTCGAAACGCACGTTCTGGAAGGGGCCGTCCTGCTGCGCGTTCACGGCCTCGGCGATGCGCATGGTCAAGTCCACCACGCGGTCGATGTGGCCGCGGGTGTATGGGCTCTTGGCGTCGATGGCCGCCGCGATGCTTTGCATGAAGGAATACAGCAGGGCCTTCAGGCCGTTGATGAGCTGGGTGTTGGTGAGGGCCACGGCGGCCTGGCTGGCCAGGGACTTGACCGCCGCCAGGCCGACGGAAGAGAAGGCCGCGACCTCTCCCGTGCGCTTGTCCTTGGCGTTCAAGAGCTGCAGCACGCCGATGATCTCGTCTTCGTGGTTCTCCAGCGGGATGACGAGCATGGAGCGTGAGCGGTAGCCGGTGGAGGAATCGTAGCGGCGCGTGCCGCTGAAATCGAAGCCCTCCGCGCAATACACGTCCTCGATGTTCACGACCTCTCTGGTAAGGGCCACATGGGAGGACACGTTGGCGTGGTTCTCCTCGCCCGCCTCGGTATACAGGTTCACCGGGGGCAGGGTGATGGGGTTGCCGCTTGCGCCGCCAAGGCGCACATTCATGGTGTCGTTCTGCAGCACCACGAATTCGAGCTTGCGGCCGGTGTCGTCCACTATGTAGAGGGTGCCCGCGTCGGCCAGGGTGATGGAACGCGCAAGGCTTACGATCATCTCGAACAGGCGGTCGCGGTTCTGCTCGCCGGAGAGCGCCAGGCCGATGTCCGTCAGGTGGCGCAGGTGCTCGCGGAGACGGGCGGCGTGGGCGCGCAGTTCCTCAAGCCCGGCATGGTCGAGGTCCAGATCGGCGTCGAAGCCGTTTCCCTGCTTCTCCGGTGGTTCGGAGCATGACGCCCCGCTCGTCTCCGCCATTGGCTCCCCCTTCGGACGTCGAGTGGACCAAAGGCCGCCTGCGCAAAACGCCGCGCGCGGCTCATCCAGTCACCTAGCACGGATCGCGGCGGCGGGGAAAGGGGGGCAAGGCACGGTTGCCCCAGGAATTGGAATGGAGTACAAGGCCCAATGTCGCGTGGGGCACAGTCTCCGCGCAGTCCGCCCACAGGGAGCTTTCGTGTCGGCATCCGCCCATCAGCAGCGCATTCTCACCGCCATTCTCGCCGTGTCCCTGGTGGCCCTTGCCCTGTGGCAGGGCGGCGTGTTCGTCCTGGCGGTCCTGGTGGCGGTAAGCGCCCTGGGCCAGTGGGAGTTCACGGCCATGTTCCGCCCCGGCCCGGAACACAGGCCCCTGCGGCTGACAGGCATGGCCCTTGGCCTGGGCCTGCTTCTGGCCGTGCGCCTGGCCGGGCAGGAGTATCTGGCCTGGGTGCTGGCCGCCTGCTTCTGGTTTCTGGCCCTGCGCTTTTTGCTGCGCTACGGCCGCGACCAGGAAGGCGCCGACTTCCACGATGAACTGATCCTCATGGCCGGGCTCATGTATCTGCCGCTCATGCTCCAGTTCTGCCTCTCCCTTTCCACGCCGGAAATCGTCCTCGTGCTTCTTTCCACTGCGGTTTCGGACACGGCGGCCTACTATTCCGGCACCTATTTCGGCAAAACCAAAATTTGGCCGCAGGTAAGCCCCAAGAAATCCTGGGCCGGAAGCATCGGCGGCTTCATTGGTTGCGTGGCCGCGGTGACGGCCTACGGCGTCTCTTTCGGCGATGCGCCCGTTGTCCTCTGGGTGCTTCTGGGAGCGCTCTTGAACATCGCGGCGCAGATGGGCGACTTCTTCGAGTCCGCCCTCAAGCGCAAACTCTGCGTCAAGGACTCCGGCACGCTGCTTCCCGGCCACGGCGGCCTGCTCGACCGCATCGACAGCCTGCTGCTGGCCCTGCC
This genomic window contains:
- a CDS encoding HD family phosphohydrolase, translating into MAETSGASCSEPPEKQGNGFDADLDLDHAGLEELRAHAARLREHLRHLTDIGLALSGEQNRDRLFEMIVSLARSITLADAGTLYIVDDTGRKLEFVVLQNDTMNVRLGGASGNPITLPPVNLYTEAGEENHANVSSHVALTREVVNIEDVYCAEGFDFSGTRRYDSSTGYRSRSMLVIPLENHEDEIIGVLQLLNAKDKRTGEVAAFSSVGLAAVKSLASQAAVALTNTQLINGLKALLYSFMQSIAAAIDAKSPYTRGHIDRVVDLTMRIAEAVNAQQDGPFQNVRFDENEMEELKLAAWMHDVGKITTPVHVVDKATKLEAIVDRIDLVQTRFRLIGKAIQAELLEKLLELAGSGASRQEMFAVTDEMERRRQELEDDLAYIVSCNTPGEFMSDERIERVKAIAARTYKDGDEEKPWLTEDEVRNLCIRKGTLTDAERKIIEDHTVVTIDMLSRLPFPKRLARVPEFAGAHHEKLDGTGYPNHIGGEALSLQARILAVADVFEALTAKDRPYKEPMKLSQAMKIMGFMVKDRHMDPEVFDLFFKTGVYRQYAEAHMGAGQIDEVPQPSPPQQMKG
- a CDS encoding phosphatidate cytidylyltransferase; this translates as MSASAHQQRILTAILAVSLVALALWQGGVFVLAVLVAVSALGQWEFTAMFRPGPEHRPLRLTGMALGLGLLLAVRLAGQEYLAWVLAACFWFLALRFLLRYGRDQEGADFHDELILMAGLMYLPLMLQFCLSLSTPEIVLVLLSTAVSDTAAYYSGTYFGKTKIWPQVSPKKSWAGSIGGFIGCVAAVTAYGVSFGDAPVVLWVLLGALLNIAAQMGDFFESALKRKLCVKDSGTLLPGHGGLLDRIDSLLLALPCYALFKEVAPLFP